In Pseudomonas sp. R76, one genomic interval encodes:
- a CDS encoding YceK/YidQ family lipoprotein — protein sequence MRVNITVALGVCALLLSGCGTVNSVIRKDGDTARELRLIKTYCQSIPRVYSGVAFDFCSLHAAPDPTGILIPFVLLDIAVSGIADTVVLPYTIYRQVSDGNISIYWRPGGS from the coding sequence ATGAGAGTAAACATCACGGTTGCACTGGGCGTTTGCGCATTGCTGTTGAGCGGTTGTGGAACCGTGAACAGCGTCATTCGTAAAGACGGTGACACCGCGCGTGAACTCCGGCTCATAAAAACCTATTGCCAATCCATACCCCGCGTTTACAGTGGGGTGGCCTTTGATTTTTGCTCGCTGCACGCCGCACCTGACCCGACCGGTATATTGATACCCTTCGTGTTGCTGGACATTGCCGTGTCCGGGATTGCCGACACCGTTGTGTTGCCCTATACGATTTATCGACAGGTGAGTGACGGCAATATCAGTATCTATTGGCGCCCCGGCGGCTCTTGA
- a CDS encoding surface-adhesin E family protein, with the protein MKRIATVVALGLLSGCSHQTMNSRTQADPVFGNMLKQPPLVDSILRDGDNLSYQVQLTPSKGDTVPDIAQLQASCATPSASLMYVESLGTLGAKGQPAQLTVMRELTPDVVTNLQHNPGFIAACARTPRPDWRLVSGAATARQLLIDRASLKAVGDSVQVWGAYDEPAILTHRLKKMPYTQTRMHWQLNCSRQTYRTLATFGLNQNNVVTFGETETAPQDAPFSTAEADTQTLLKAACAPTLEKLPVATARTKPPETLTPPPLSADVTDAIKALDMPSASKPLRHLVEKHDSTTSMLNDLYIEPNAENGQLRIRTVTKYSTATTTSLRGLISLTYQSQYEWEGLTVSNASHVQQLSFTGDWKQMPVGTTLGLSAKDLNRSTSAEDRVLSRDYYCVVTRELPASKINSALSGNAKELTCTITGEKYNATSTEMYLQDYGYFFTSQSVVNGTYKTRSTLVKAE; encoded by the coding sequence ATGAAACGCATCGCGACTGTTGTCGCCCTCGGCTTGCTCAGTGGTTGCAGCCATCAAACCATGAACAGCCGCACCCAGGCCGATCCGGTGTTTGGCAATATGCTCAAGCAGCCGCCGCTGGTCGATTCGATCCTGCGTGATGGCGACAACCTCAGCTACCAGGTGCAGCTCACGCCGAGCAAAGGCGACACGGTGCCGGACATCGCGCAATTGCAGGCGTCCTGCGCCACCCCGAGCGCGAGCCTGATGTACGTGGAATCACTTGGCACGCTGGGGGCCAAAGGTCAGCCGGCGCAGCTTACCGTGATGCGTGAGCTGACCCCGGACGTGGTCACCAACCTGCAACATAACCCCGGTTTTATCGCGGCCTGCGCTCGCACGCCGCGCCCGGACTGGCGCCTGGTCAGCGGTGCCGCGACAGCACGCCAGTTGCTGATCGACCGCGCCAGCCTAAAGGCCGTGGGCGACAGCGTGCAGGTTTGGGGCGCCTATGACGAGCCGGCCATTCTGACCCACAGGCTCAAAAAAATGCCGTACACCCAGACGCGCATGCATTGGCAGCTCAATTGCAGTCGCCAGACTTACCGCACGCTGGCAACCTTTGGCCTGAACCAAAACAATGTGGTGACCTTCGGCGAGACCGAAACAGCCCCTCAGGATGCGCCTTTCAGTACGGCCGAAGCAGATACCCAAACCTTGCTCAAAGCCGCCTGCGCGCCAACGCTCGAAAAGTTGCCGGTGGCGACGGCGCGCACCAAACCCCCGGAAACCTTGACGCCACCGCCGCTTTCGGCAGACGTTACGGACGCAATCAAAGCGCTGGACATGCCAAGCGCCAGCAAGCCTCTGCGCCATCTGGTGGAAAAACACGACAGCACCACCAGCATGCTCAACGACCTGTACATCGAGCCGAACGCTGAGAACGGTCAACTGCGCATCCGCACCGTCACGAAATACTCAACGGCCACCACCACGTCCTTGCGCGGGCTGATCAGCCTGACGTACCAGAGCCAATATGAATGGGAAGGGCTGACTGTCTCGAACGCCAGCCATGTTCAACAGCTGAGTTTTACCGGCGACTGGAAGCAGATGCCGGTGGGCACGACGCTGGGCTTAAGCGCCAAAGACCTCAACCGCAGCACTAGCGCGGAGGATCGTGTGCTGTCCCGCGACTACTACTGCGTGGTGACGCGTGAACTGCCGGCGAGCAAAATCAACTCGGCACTCAGCGGTAACGCGAAGGAGCTGACCTGCACGATTACCGGTGAGAAATACAACGCGACCAGCACCGAGATGTACCTACAGGACTACGGGTACTTCTTCACCAGCCAGAGCGTGGTCAACGGCACGTATAAAACCCGTAGCACCTTGGTCAAGGCTGAGTAA
- a CDS encoding YceK/YidQ family lipoprotein yields the protein MNRVSNILLVLALVLLTGCGTINTVFRPDAVASQNLKESRSNCESVPRIYSGVIYGFCTLNGEPKPEKSLNDQTLSDRTGNAFPIIAIEAIASGVADTLVLPYTIYRQSKDGSIEIYR from the coding sequence GTGAACCGCGTTTCTAATATTCTGTTGGTGCTAGCGCTCGTACTGCTCACTGGCTGCGGAACGATCAATACTGTCTTCCGTCCGGACGCGGTTGCCAGCCAGAACCTCAAGGAGTCGCGCAGTAACTGCGAAAGCGTGCCGCGTATCTACAGCGGGGTGATCTACGGGTTTTGTACGCTCAACGGTGAACCCAAGCCTGAAAAAAGCCTGAACGACCAGACCTTGTCGGACCGTACGGGTAATGCCTTTCCGATCATCGCCATCGAGGCGATCGCCTCCGGCGTGGCAGACACCCTGGTGCTGCCCTACACGATCTACCGTCAGAGCAAGGACGGCAGCATCGAGATCTACCGCTAG
- a CDS encoding lipopolysaccharide kinase InaA family protein: MRLSELKKAGRTPGLPLTIELADAAGPGQLQLLSLLRVMPGERYVGAGVWRGRTVLAKLLVGSKAARHFQRELSGVRLLAEQGLTTPLLLADGLQEGEGGWLLFEFIEGAESLADAWQAVEGLPPLADEQTAVLAEALAAIAQMHTQGLWQEDLHLDNLLRQDGKLYLIDGAGIRVEEAGKPLSRNRVLENLGVFFAQLPKNLAPFTEELLVYYLLSNGEHALPLEALEKQVRKVSAWRLKDFLNKVGRECTLFSVVRGPFALRAIRREEEAAMLPVLEQADALLDQGHLYKTGGAASVGKVEVAGRPLVIKRYNIKGFAHWLKRFWRPSRAWHSWCEGNRLAFLGIATPKPLAVLEKRFFWLRSRAYLVTEFLPGPDIIERFAPYVEHGDAPENELLALDHLFAELIRERISHGDFKGHNLFWHEDRWALIDLDAMCQHSSVASFAPAYAKDRARFMRNWPQSSALYQLIDQRLPTTVA, from the coding sequence ATGCGTTTGTCCGAGCTGAAAAAAGCCGGCCGCACGCCCGGCCTGCCGCTGACCATCGAACTGGCAGACGCCGCAGGCCCCGGGCAGTTGCAACTGCTCAGCCTGTTGCGCGTGATGCCGGGCGAGCGCTATGTGGGCGCCGGCGTCTGGCGCGGGCGCACGGTGCTGGCCAAGTTGCTGGTGGGCAGCAAGGCCGCCCGCCACTTTCAGCGTGAGCTCAGCGGTGTGCGCTTGCTCGCCGAGCAAGGCCTGACCACGCCCCTGTTGCTTGCCGATGGCCTGCAGGAAGGCGAGGGTGGCTGGCTGCTGTTCGAATTTATCGAAGGCGCCGAAAGCCTTGCCGATGCCTGGCAGGCCGTCGAAGGCCTGCCGCCGCTGGCCGACGAACAAACCGCCGTGCTCGCTGAAGCATTGGCGGCGATTGCGCAGATGCACACCCAGGGCTTGTGGCAGGAAGACCTGCACCTGGACAACCTGTTGCGCCAAGACGGCAAGCTGTACCTGATTGACGGTGCCGGAATTCGCGTGGAAGAGGCGGGCAAACCGCTGTCGCGCAACCGCGTGCTGGAAAACCTCGGCGTATTCTTCGCCCAGTTGCCAAAAAACCTCGCGCCGTTCACCGAAGAATTGCTGGTGTATTACCTGCTGAGCAACGGCGAGCACGCGTTGCCGCTGGAAGCCCTGGAAAAGCAGGTGCGCAAAGTCAGCGCCTGGCGCTTGAAGGACTTTTTGAACAAAGTCGGCCGTGAATGCACGCTGTTCAGCGTGGTGCGTGGCCCCTTTGCCTTGCGTGCGATTCGTCGCGAGGAAGAGGCCGCGATGCTGCCGGTGCTGGAACAGGCTGATGCGTTGCTCGATCAAGGCCACCTGTACAAGACCGGTGGTGCGGCCAGTGTCGGCAAGGTCGAGGTGGCCGGTCGGCCGCTGGTGATCAAACGCTACAACATTAAGGGTTTTGCCCATTGGCTCAAGCGCTTCTGGCGCCCGAGCCGTGCCTGGCATTCGTGGTGCGAAGGCAATCGCCTGGCGTTCCTGGGCATTGCTACACCCAAACCGCTGGCAGTGTTGGAAAAACGCTTTTTCTGGCTGCGCAGCCGGGCCTATCTGGTGACTGAGTTCCTGCCGGGGCCGGACATCATCGAGCGTTTTGCGCCGTATGTTGAACACGGTGATGCGCCCGAAAACGAACTGCTGGCGTTGGACCATTTGTTTGCCGAGCTGATTCGCGAGCGCATCAGCCATGGCGATTTCAAAGGCCACAACCTGTTCTGGCACGAAGACCGCTGGGCGTTGATCGACCTCGACGCCATGTGCCAACACAGCTCAGTCGCCAGCTTCGCGCCGGCGTATGCCAAGGACCGCGCGCGGTTTATGCGCAACTGGCCCCAGAGCAGTGCGTTGTACCAACTGATAGATCAGCGTTTGCCGACAACGGTTGCTTGA
- a CDS encoding TonB-dependent receptor family protein: MKTLTHLTLLLPGLFALSDTTLADDAPLILDPSVVTGSRSASPTFDLPYSVDSISHAQISDGQLGINASEALARVPGLVVQNRQNYAQDLQISSRGFGARSAFGVRGIKLIADGIPASTPDGQGQAATFNLDTAERIEVLRGPAATLYGSNAGGVIQMFSRDGEGPPRIGAETLVGSDGLSKHHLTAEGAANGAGFVLDASRMDTDGYRDHSSARRDQTFAKLNIEPDDDSKLALIYSSLEQNGTQDPLGQTWAAYKADPRSVAPAALQYNTRKSIDHQQFGLNYERYIGDATLQVNAYTGRRSVIQYLSIPGGTPSDKRGGVVDFDRTFYGGSVHWLQPITSAPGDLTLITGLDYDRSQDDRQGYSNTLNGVHGVKGALGRDELDTATSLDPFVQANWLLGDWTLQAGLRHSTMKMDVDDHFLSDGNDSGNKTYQKNTPSVSVMYAFTPDLHGYVSAGKGFETPTQAESAYSSTSNGFNFALKPSVSKQYEVGLKARIGQDTRLNAALFQITTDDELVVAQSKDGRTTYQNAGRTLRRGLELGIESQLSEQWSTNIAYTRLQATYDSDFIGGGKPIDKGNYLPGVPQTTLFAELNWKPRDWVSTAIEGMYRSKVYVEDTNQQRAAPGYSVFNWRARFEQKVEHWTFHQTLRLDNLLDRQYVGSVIVGDSNNRYYEAAPGRSWYAGAGAEYQF, from the coding sequence ATGAAAACTCTCACCCACCTCACCTTATTGCTCCCCGGCCTTTTCGCCTTGAGCGACACCACGCTGGCCGATGACGCTCCCCTGATCCTCGATCCCAGCGTGGTCACCGGCTCACGCAGCGCCAGCCCGACCTTCGACCTGCCGTATTCGGTGGACAGCATCAGCCATGCGCAGATCAGCGACGGCCAGCTCGGCATCAACGCCTCTGAAGCACTCGCGCGCGTGCCCGGCCTGGTGGTGCAGAACCGCCAGAACTACGCGCAGGACCTGCAGATTTCCTCGCGCGGCTTCGGTGCCCGTTCGGCATTTGGTGTGCGCGGCATCAAGCTGATTGCCGACGGTATCCCCGCCAGCACCCCGGACGGCCAGGGCCAGGCCGCCACCTTCAACCTCGACACCGCTGAACGCATCGAAGTCTTGCGTGGCCCGGCGGCCACCTTGTATGGCAGCAACGCCGGCGGCGTGATCCAGATGTTTTCCCGCGACGGCGAAGGCCCGCCGCGCATCGGCGCCGAAACCCTGGTGGGCAGCGACGGCCTGAGCAAGCACCACCTGACGGCCGAAGGCGCCGCCAACGGCGCGGGCTTTGTGCTCGACGCCTCGCGCATGGACACCGACGGCTACCGCGACCACAGCAGCGCCCGGCGCGACCAGACCTTTGCCAAGCTCAACATCGAGCCGGATGACGACAGCAAGCTCGCGCTGATCTACAGCAGCCTGGAGCAGAACGGCACGCAGGACCCGCTGGGGCAGACCTGGGCAGCGTATAAGGCGGACCCGCGCTCGGTGGCGCCCGCCGCATTGCAATACAACACGCGAAAAAGCATCGATCATCAGCAATTTGGCCTGAATTACGAGCGTTACATCGGCGATGCGACGCTGCAGGTGAACGCCTATACGGGGCGGCGGAGTGTGATTCAGTACTTGTCGATTCCCGGCGGCACGCCGTCAGACAAGCGCGGCGGCGTGGTGGACTTCGACCGCACTTTCTACGGCGGCTCCGTCCACTGGCTGCAACCCATCACCAGCGCCCCCGGCGACCTGACCCTGATCACCGGCCTCGACTACGACCGCAGCCAGGATGATCGCCAAGGCTATTCCAACACCCTCAACGGTGTGCACGGCGTCAAAGGCGCCCTGGGCCGCGACGAACTCGACACCGCCACCAGCCTCGACCCGTTCGTGCAGGCCAACTGGCTGCTGGGCGACTGGACCCTGCAAGCCGGCCTGCGCCACAGCACCATGAAGATGGACGTGGATGACCACTTCCTCAGTGACGGCAACGACAGCGGCAACAAGACCTACCAGAAGAACACGCCTTCGGTCAGCGTCATGTATGCCTTCACGCCGGACCTGCATGGCTATGTGAGCGCGGGCAAAGGCTTCGAAACCCCGACACAGGCCGAATCGGCCTATTCCAGCACCTCAAACGGCTTCAACTTTGCGCTCAAGCCATCGGTCAGCAAGCAGTATGAAGTCGGGTTGAAAGCGCGGATTGGCCAAGATACGCGCCTGAACGCTGCCCTTTTCCAGATCACCACCGACGATGAATTAGTGGTGGCGCAATCCAAAGATGGGCGCACGACCTATCAGAACGCCGGCCGCACCCTGCGTCGCGGGTTAGAACTAGGCATCGAAAGCCAGCTCTCGGAACAATGGAGCACCAACATCGCCTACACCCGCCTGCAAGCCACGTATGACAGCGACTTCATCGGCGGCGGCAAACCCATCGACAAAGGCAACTACCTGCCCGGCGTGCCGCAAACCACGCTGTTCGCCGAGCTGAACTGGAAGCCCCGCGACTGGGTCAGCACCGCCATCGAGGGCATGTACCGCAGCAAGGTGTATGTCGAAGACACCAACCAGCAACGCGCCGCACCGGGCTACAGCGTATTCAACTGGCGTGCGCGCTTCGAACAGAAGGTCGAGCACTGGACCTTCCACCAGACCCTGCGCCTGGACAACCTGCTGGACCGCCAATACGTGGGCTCAGTGATCGTCGGCGACAGCAACAACCGCTACTACGAAGCCGCGCCGGGCCGCTCGTGGTATGCCGGGGCTGGCGCGGAGTATCAGTTCTGA
- a CDS encoding lipopolysaccharide kinase InaA family protein, whose protein sequence is MAGWNLEPAYAALADDFGSLEAVFALQGERLTRDPLSEVIRVERDGVNYYVKRYVGAGKGLRRYLGKPRVKSEWQNLKRFAKWGIPTADVVAWGLERKGLAYDRGAMITRELPKTEDLSALADRHDACLKDPKWVNAVSRQLAEYTRTMHEHRFTHNDLKWRNLLVDDQQTLYLIDCPNGDFWRGFWLKYRITKDLACLDKVAKYHLSATQRLRFYMQYRQRTHLTASDKQRIRHVVKFFEGRE, encoded by the coding sequence ATGGCGGGTTGGAACCTGGAACCCGCTTATGCCGCCCTGGCGGATGACTTTGGCAGCCTTGAGGCGGTGTTTGCCCTGCAAGGCGAGCGCCTGACCCGCGACCCGCTGTCGGAAGTGATTCGGGTCGAGCGCGACGGGGTCAATTACTACGTCAAGCGCTATGTCGGCGCCGGCAAAGGCCTGCGCCGCTACCTGGGCAAGCCACGGGTGAAGTCCGAGTGGCAGAACCTCAAGCGCTTCGCCAAGTGGGGCATTCCCACGGCCGATGTGGTGGCCTGGGGCCTGGAGCGCAAGGGCCTGGCCTATGACCGTGGTGCGATGATCACTCGCGAGCTGCCGAAAACCGAAGACCTGTCGGCGCTGGCCGACCGTCACGATGCCTGTTTGAAAGACCCGAAATGGGTCAACGCAGTCAGCCGCCAGCTCGCCGAATACACCCGTACCATGCACGAGCACCGCTTCACGCATAACGATTTGAAGTGGCGCAACCTGTTGGTCGACGATCAGCAAACCCTGTACCTGATCGACTGCCCCAATGGCGATTTCTGGCGCGGCTTCTGGCTCAAGTACCGGATTACCAAGGACCTGGCCTGCCTGGACAAGGTCGCCAAGTATCACTTGTCGGCCACCCAGCGCTTGCGCTTCTACATGCAATACCGCCAACGCACCCACCTGACGGCGTCAGACAAACAGCGTATTCGCCATGTGGTGAAGTTTTTCGAGGGACGCGAATGA
- a CDS encoding lipopolysaccharide kinase InaA family protein: MSDFLAAEDRALLERHGLATFDALWARQLDAVDEPNTSEGGWSSVFRLELEGQGYYLKRQSNYLTRTLHSPFGEPTFAREFRNISRYQKLGIPALQAAFFGERKVKGERRAMLLTRALDGWNDLDSLLEQWSQLSAAQHRAILLACGQLARHLHSVGQVHGCFYPKHIFLQAVGDGYAAQLIDLEKTRPLLFGRRDRVKDLEPLLRRAPQWSDAQVRQLLAAYLDQPQESSLVSAWFERLTARRSHKEKR; this comes from the coding sequence ATGAGTGATTTTTTGGCGGCCGAAGACCGCGCTCTGCTTGAGCGCCACGGCCTCGCAACCTTCGACGCCCTGTGGGCCAGGCAACTGGACGCGGTGGATGAGCCCAATACCAGTGAGGGCGGCTGGAGCAGCGTGTTTCGCCTGGAGCTTGAGGGCCAGGGTTACTACCTCAAGCGCCAGAGCAACTACCTGACGCGCACGCTGCACTCGCCCTTTGGCGAACCCACCTTTGCCCGCGAATTTCGCAATATCAGCCGTTACCAGAAGCTCGGTATTCCGGCGTTGCAGGCGGCGTTTTTTGGTGAGCGCAAGGTAAAAGGCGAGCGCCGCGCGATGCTGCTCACGCGTGCCCTCGACGGCTGGAATGACCTGGATTCGTTGCTGGAGCAATGGTCGCAACTGAGCGCCGCCCAGCACCGCGCGATCCTGCTGGCCTGTGGTCAATTGGCGCGACACCTGCACAGCGTTGGGCAGGTGCATGGCTGCTTTTACCCCAAGCATATTTTCCTGCAGGCGGTCGGCGACGGTTACGCCGCGCAACTGATCGACCTGGAGAAAACCCGCCCGTTGCTGTTCGGCCGACGTGACCGGGTCAAGGACCTGGAGCCGCTGTTGCGCCGCGCGCCGCAGTGGTCGGATGCGCAGGTGCGGCAATTGCTGGCGGCCTACCTTGATCAACCGCAAGAGAGCTCGCTGGTCAGCGCCTGGTTTGAGCGCCTGACGGCGCGGCGCAGCCACAAGGAGAAGCGCTGA
- the waaC gene encoding lipopolysaccharide heptosyltransferase I: MRVLVIKTSSLGDVIHALPALTDAARAIPGIRFDWVVEEGFAEIPTWHPAVDKVIPVAIRRWRKNIWQTIKSGEWRRFKQRVQSTKYDLVIDAQGLLKSAWLTRYVRAPVAGFDKHSAREPIAARFYSRRLAVARGQHAVERLRQLFAVALGYDLPKGLGDYGLSVDKLLGLPPKKPFVLLLHGTTWDTKHWPEAYWRELAERMGRLGVDVKLPWGNAAEKARAERLAQGLPNAEVLPKLNLAGVARVLAGARACVAVDTGLGHLAAALDVPTISLFGPTNPGLTGAYGKGQIHLASDFPCAPCLQKHCTYQPTADDARRFDIKRESPLCFTRLNPERVASRLSTLLLAEELH; this comes from the coding sequence TTGCGCGTTCTGGTAATCAAGACCTCATCCCTGGGCGACGTGATCCACGCCTTACCGGCACTCACCGACGCAGCGCGGGCGATCCCCGGCATTCGCTTTGATTGGGTGGTCGAAGAAGGCTTTGCCGAGATCCCCACCTGGCACCCGGCGGTGGACAAGGTCATCCCGGTGGCGATTCGTCGCTGGCGCAAAAACATCTGGCAAACCATCAAGAGCGGCGAGTGGCGGCGTTTCAAGCAGAGAGTGCAGTCGACTAAATACGACTTGGTGATCGACGCCCAAGGCCTGCTGAAAAGTGCCTGGTTGACGCGCTATGTGCGTGCGCCGGTGGCGGGTTTCGACAAGCATTCTGCACGCGAACCCATCGCTGCGCGTTTCTACTCGCGCCGCCTGGCGGTGGCGCGTGGGCAGCACGCGGTGGAGCGGTTGCGCCAGCTGTTCGCCGTGGCGTTGGGCTATGACCTGCCCAAAGGCCTTGGCGACTATGGCCTGAGCGTCGACAAACTGCTCGGCCTGCCGCCAAAAAAACCGTTCGTCTTGCTGCTGCACGGCACCACCTGGGACACCAAGCACTGGCCCGAAGCCTATTGGCGCGAGCTGGCCGAGCGCATGGGCCGCCTGGGCGTGGACGTGAAGTTGCCGTGGGGCAATGCCGCCGAAAAAGCCCGCGCCGAACGCCTGGCCCAAGGCCTGCCCAACGCCGAAGTGCTGCCCAAGCTGAACCTGGCCGGCGTCGCCCGTGTTCTGGCCGGCGCCCGCGCCTGCGTGGCGGTCGACACCGGCCTCGGCCACTTGGCCGCTGCGTTGGATGTGCCGACCATTTCCCTGTTCGGGCCCACCAACCCTGGCCTCACCGGCGCCTACGGCAAGGGCCAGATTCACCTGGCCAGCGATTTTCCGTGCGCGCCGTGCCTGCAAAAACACTGTACCTATCAACCCACGGCCGACGATGCGCGTCGGTTCGACATCAAGCGCGAGTCGCCCCTGTGCTTCACGCGCTTGAACCCTGAGCGTGTGGCAAGCCGGCTGAGCACGTTGTTACTGGCTGAGGAACTGCACTGA
- a CDS encoding glycosyltransferase family 4 protein gives MQLAFVLYKYFPFGGLQRDFMRIALECQQRGHQIRVYTLIWEGDIPPGFEVLVAPVKAFFNHRRNEKLSAWMEADLAKRPVDRLIGFNKMPGLDVYYAADGCFEDKAQNLRHSLYKRFGRYKHFAEYERAVFAKDAKTEVLMISEVQQPLFIKHYDTPLERFHLLPPGIAQDRRAPPNAAEIREGFRKEFNLADDDLLLVQIGSGFKTKGVDRSLKAVAALPSELKKRTRLFVIGQDDPKVFQLQSATLGLGDNVQFLKGRSDIPRFLLGADLLIHPAYNENTGTVLLEALVAGLPVLVSAVCGYAHYIAEADSGLVLDEPFEQAQLNGYLTQMLTDTAQRAAWSRNGLAFAETADLYSMPQHAADVILAEPKR, from the coding sequence ATGCAACTGGCTTTTGTTCTGTACAAATATTTCCCCTTCGGTGGCCTGCAGCGCGACTTCATGCGCATCGCCCTGGAGTGCCAGCAGCGCGGCCACCAGATTCGTGTCTACACGCTGATCTGGGAAGGCGACATCCCGCCCGGCTTCGAAGTGCTGGTGGCGCCGGTCAAGGCGTTCTTCAACCATCGGCGCAATGAAAAACTCAGCGCGTGGATGGAAGCCGACCTGGCCAAGCGCCCGGTCGACCGCCTGATTGGCTTCAACAAAATGCCCGGCCTGGACGTGTACTACGCCGCCGACGGCTGCTTTGAAGACAAGGCGCAAAACCTGCGTCATTCGCTGTACAAACGTTTTGGCCGTTACAAGCACTTCGCCGAGTACGAGCGCGCGGTGTTTGCCAAGGACGCCAAGACCGAAGTGTTGATGATCTCCGAAGTGCAGCAACCGCTGTTTATCAAGCACTACGACACGCCGCTGGAGCGCTTCCACCTGCTGCCGCCAGGCATCGCCCAGGACCGCCGCGCGCCGCCGAATGCCGCCGAAATCCGCGAAGGTTTCCGCAAGGAATTCAACCTCGCCGACGACGACTTGCTGCTGGTGCAAATCGGTTCGGGCTTCAAGACCAAGGGCGTCGACCGCAGCCTCAAGGCCGTGGCCGCGCTGCCGTCGGAACTGAAAAAACGCACTCGGCTGTTTGTAATTGGCCAGGACGACCCCAAAGTATTCCAATTGCAGAGCGCCACGTTGGGGCTGGGCGATAACGTGCAGTTCCTCAAGGGGCGCAGCGATATCCCGCGTTTCCTGCTGGGCGCCGACCTGTTGATCCACCCGGCGTACAACGAAAACACCGGCACCGTGTTGCTCGAAGCCCTGGTGGCCGGCTTGCCGGTGCTGGTCTCGGCCGTGTGCGGTTATGCGCATTACATCGCTGAAGCCGACAGTGGTTTGGTGTTGGATGAGCCGTTCGAACAGGCGCAGCTCAACGGATACTTGACCCAAATGCTCACTGACACTGCACAGCGCGCGGCCTGGAGCCGCAATGGGTTGGCCTTCGCCGAGACGGCCGACCTCTACAGCATGCCGCAGCACGCGGCGGATGTGATTCTGGCGGAGCCAAAACGATGA
- the rfaP gene encoding lipopolysaccharide core heptose(I) kinase RfaP produces the protein MKLILAEPFKTLWAGRDAFAEVEKLQGQVFRELAARRTLRTEVEGRPYFVKIHRGIGWGEIFKNLITAKLPVLGAGLEWSAIHRLQELGVPTMTGVAFGEKGSNPADQHSFIITEELAPTISLEDLTVNWVAEPPAFALRLALTAELARMVGDMHRGGVNHRDCYLCHFLLDTAQPIDARNIKLSVIDLHRAQLRAHLPLRWRDKDLSALYYSALEIGLTQRDKLRFLKGYFRQPLRQILAEQSASLSLLQRKADKLYARKQRLGDAI, from the coding sequence ATGAAGTTGATTCTTGCCGAACCGTTCAAGACTTTATGGGCGGGGCGTGACGCCTTTGCCGAAGTCGAAAAACTGCAAGGCCAGGTATTTCGCGAACTGGCTGCGCGTCGCACCTTGCGCACCGAGGTGGAGGGCCGCCCGTATTTCGTGAAAATCCACCGTGGCATCGGCTGGGGCGAAATCTTCAAGAACCTGATCACCGCCAAACTGCCGGTGCTCGGCGCCGGCCTTGAGTGGTCGGCGATCCACCGCCTGCAAGAACTCGGCGTGCCGACCATGACCGGCGTGGCGTTCGGCGAAAAGGGCAGCAACCCGGCGGACCAGCACTCGTTCATCATCACCGAAGAACTGGCCCCGACCATCAGCCTGGAAGACCTGACCGTCAATTGGGTGGCCGAGCCGCCGGCGTTCGCCTTGCGCCTGGCGCTCACGGCCGAACTGGCCCGAATGGTCGGCGACATGCACCGTGGCGGCGTCAATCACCGTGACTGCTACCTTTGCCACTTCCTGCTCGACACCGCGCAACCCATTGATGCGCGCAACATCAAGCTGTCGGTGATCGACCTGCACCGCGCCCAATTGCGTGCCCACTTGCCGCTGCGCTGGCGTGACAAAGACTTGTCCGCGCTGTACTACTCGGCGCTGGAAATCGGCCTGACGCAGCGTGACAAGCTGCGCTTCCTCAAAGGTTACTTCCGCCAGCCACTGCGCCAGATCCTGGCCGAGCAGTCGGCGTCCTTGAGCCTGCTGCAGCGCAAGGCCGACAAGCTGTACGCGCGCAAGCAGCGCCTAGGGGATGCGATCTGA